In one window of Laspinema palackyanum D2c DNA:
- a CDS encoding thioredoxin family protein codes for MSSIIKVTDTEFGTEVEQATTPVLAYFWASWCGPCRLVSPYIDWAASEYGDRLKVLKLEVDPNPESVKKCGVEGVPAIRIFKEGAIVESFEGAITKQALATLIEAHL; via the coding sequence ATGAGTAGCATTATCAAAGTCACAGATACTGAGTTTGGAACGGAAGTAGAACAAGCAACAACCCCAGTCTTGGCCTATTTTTGGGCGAGTTGGTGTGGGCCTTGCCGATTGGTCTCCCCTTATATAGACTGGGCCGCATCAGAATATGGCGATCGCCTCAAAGTCCTTAAGCTAGAAGTCGATCCCAATCCTGAATCAGTGAAAAAGTGCGGTGTTGAAGGCGTACCGGCAATCCGCATCTTTAAAGAAGGGGCGATCGTGGAATCCTTTGAGGGAGCCATTACCAAACAGGCACTAGCTACCCTGATCGAAGCCCATCTCTAA
- a CDS encoding NF038130 family PEP-CTERM protein, whose protein sequence is MTGFVNKLALATSIALGMTAIGSTSAFAGTLTNPQFGGTVDTDVLLYCSNGSSTFAGPTCTDSLSTILSGNSSSPGGNIELAASSEQAGFDFTKNTTLTGTIGGKDIVISSLTQSDWMTVLGNGKTLLSQWLDDAFLANNVNIPAILKPVVEVAFTNLNGRQRFSDPNISYVNQNDTTGEISIGLAGHFNVSNLLKDALIPNNPFLATYIPASLQASELVKVVYDNGPAKYLYSFAATASGQINGHGVGADGISHNGNYEVKLAGVPPVVTSVPEPSTMLALMAVGGLFATAKRKSAKNA, encoded by the coding sequence ATGACTGGATTCGTGAACAAACTCGCACTCGCCACTTCTATTGCCTTGGGTATGACCGCGATCGGTAGCACCTCAGCCTTTGCAGGCACTTTAACCAACCCCCAATTTGGAGGAACGGTTGACACCGACGTCTTATTGTACTGCTCCAATGGTAGTAGCACCTTCGCCGGGCCCACCTGCACAGATTCCTTATCCACCATCCTCTCCGGCAATAGCAGCAGCCCTGGTGGCAACATCGAACTAGCAGCCAGCAGCGAACAAGCTGGGTTTGATTTTACCAAAAACACGACTTTAACCGGGACAATCGGCGGCAAAGATATCGTCATCAGCAGCTTAACCCAATCCGACTGGATGACCGTTCTGGGTAATGGCAAAACCTTACTGTCTCAATGGTTAGACGATGCCTTTCTCGCCAACAACGTCAATATCCCCGCTATCTTAAAACCAGTGGTTGAAGTTGCTTTTACCAACCTTAATGGAAGGCAGCGCTTCAGTGACCCTAATATTTCCTATGTCAATCAAAATGATACCACAGGGGAAATCAGTATTGGACTAGCAGGACACTTCAATGTTTCCAATTTGTTGAAAGATGCGCTGATCCCAAACAATCCCTTTTTAGCCACCTATATACCCGCCAGCCTACAAGCCAGCGAACTGGTTAAAGTGGTTTATGACAATGGCCCCGCTAAATATCTGTATAGCTTTGCTGCCACTGCTTCGGGCCAAATCAACGGCCACGGCGTGGGTGCAGATGGGATATCTCACAATGGAAACTATGAAGTTAAACTAGCAGGCGTCCCCCCAGTAGTCACCTCCGTTCCCGAACCCTCTACGATGCTTGCTTTAATGGCAGTAGGCGGTCTATTTGCCACCGCCAAGCGCAAATCGGCCAAAAACGCCTAA
- a CDS encoding PspA/IM30 family protein yields MGLFDRIMRVIRANINSLINKAEDPEKILEQTMIEMQEDLTQLRQAVAQAIATQKRTERQYSQAQSTADEWYRRAQLALQKGDDNLAREALTRRKSYQDTATTMKAQINQQTGLVEQLKQNMRALEGKIVEARTKKDLYIARARSAQASERLNEMLGNVGTGNAMAAFERMEEKVMQLEARSEAVASLGGDDLEKKFASLESGGDVDEELTALKAQISGSNPARLELQPVCAPRDPEIEGELQKLRDRMDE; encoded by the coding sequence ATGGGATTGTTTGACCGAATCATGAGGGTGATTCGCGCCAATATTAATAGCCTAATTAATAAAGCCGAAGACCCCGAAAAGATTCTCGAACAGACGATGATTGAGATGCAGGAGGATTTGACCCAACTGCGACAAGCCGTGGCTCAGGCGATCGCCACCCAAAAACGCACCGAGCGTCAGTACAGCCAAGCCCAGTCTACCGCTGACGAATGGTATCGACGGGCGCAGTTGGCCTTGCAAAAAGGGGATGACAACCTGGCCCGAGAAGCCCTGACCCGTCGTAAATCCTACCAAGATACCGCGACGACCATGAAAGCACAGATCAACCAACAAACCGGATTGGTGGAACAGCTCAAGCAAAATATGCGGGCTTTAGAAGGTAAAATCGTCGAAGCGAGGACAAAAAAAGACCTCTATATCGCTCGTGCAAGGTCCGCCCAGGCATCGGAGCGACTTAATGAGATGCTCGGAAATGTCGGGACGGGGAATGCAATGGCGGCTTTTGAGCGGATGGAAGAAAAAGTCATGCAACTTGAAGCGCGATCGGAGGCAGTCGCGTCCCTCGGTGGCGATGACCTAGAGAAAAAATTTGCTTCCCTAGAATCCGGGGGAGACGTAGATGAGGAATTAACGGCACTGAAAGCGCAAATCAGCGGGAGTAACCCGGCTCGTCTTGAACTTCAGCCCGTCTGTGCTCCCCGAGATCCGGAAATAGAAGGAGAACTCCAAAAACTCCGCGATCGCATGGACGAGTAA
- a CDS encoding LL-diaminopimelate aminotransferase codes for MQFANRLEPLRSNVFADMDNAKAKAKAAGLKVIDLSLGSSDLPPAPHIVEAIASSLPDRNSHGYVLFHRTQAFREAAARWYHQRYGIAVDPQTEVLALIGSQEGTAHLPLAVLNPGDFALLMDPGYPSHAGGVYLASGQIYGMPLREENGFLPVFEEIPQGVLNQARMMVLSYPHNPTTAIAPLSFFQEAVAFCQQHQLVLVHDFPYADLVFDAQISVPSVLQADPEKTVSIEFFTLSKSYNMGGLRIGYAIGNPELIKALRQVKAAVDFNQYQGILNGAIAALTGPQDTVGEMTSIFRNRRDAFVNALHRIGWQVPMPESTMYVWAKLPEQWANNSIGFCTQMVEKTGIAASPGSGFGKMGEGYVRFALVWDPPVLEEAVERIAQFLNS; via the coding sequence ATGCAGTTTGCTAACCGTTTAGAACCCCTGCGTTCCAATGTCTTTGCAGATATGGATAACGCTAAAGCTAAGGCTAAAGCCGCAGGATTGAAGGTCATTGATTTATCCTTGGGGTCCTCAGACCTGCCCCCGGCCCCCCATATCGTGGAGGCGATCGCCTCATCTTTACCCGATCGCAACTCTCACGGCTATGTCCTCTTTCACCGCACCCAAGCCTTTCGCGAAGCCGCTGCCCGGTGGTACCACCAGCGCTATGGCATTGCCGTAGACCCCCAAACTGAAGTCCTAGCGTTAATTGGCTCCCAAGAAGGCACTGCTCATTTACCCTTAGCGGTTTTAAATCCTGGAGATTTTGCCCTCCTCATGGATCCGGGCTATCCCTCCCATGCCGGTGGAGTGTACTTAGCCAGTGGTCAAATTTATGGGATGCCCCTGCGGGAAGAAAACGGATTTCTCCCCGTCTTTGAGGAAATTCCCCAAGGGGTTCTAAACCAAGCGCGGATGATGGTTCTCAGCTATCCACACAACCCCACTACCGCGATCGCTCCTTTGTCGTTTTTTCAAGAAGCGGTTGCCTTTTGTCAGCAGCATCAGTTAGTTCTGGTTCACGACTTTCCCTACGCGGACTTAGTATTTGATGCTCAGATTTCCGTTCCCTCCGTCCTGCAAGCGGACCCCGAAAAAACCGTTTCTATCGAGTTTTTTACCTTGTCCAAATCCTATAATATGGGCGGATTGCGGATTGGGTATGCCATTGGCAATCCCGAACTAATTAAAGCCCTGCGGCAAGTCAAGGCGGCAGTGGATTTCAACCAATATCAGGGGATTCTTAACGGGGCGATCGCCGCCCTCACAGGTCCCCAAGACACCGTAGGCGAAATGACCAGCATCTTCCGCAACCGTCGGGATGCTTTCGTCAACGCCCTCCATCGCATCGGCTGGCAAGTACCGATGCCCGAGTCTACCATGTATGTCTGGGCCAAACTCCCCGAACAGTGGGCCAACAATTCCATCGGCTTTTGTACTCAAATGGTCGAAAAAACTGGCATCGCAGCCTCTCCTGGTTCCGGTTTTGGCAAAATGGGTGAAGGGTATGTGCGGTTTGCCTTAGTTTGGGACCCCCCGGTCTTAGAAGAAGCGGTGGAACGAATTGCCCAGTTTTTAAACTCTTAA
- a CDS encoding PspA/IM30 family protein, with amino-acid sequence MGLFDRISRVVKANLNDLVSKAEDPEKVLEQSIIDMQEDLVQLRQAVASSIANQKRTQKQYEQANTEANTWQSRAQLALQKGDENLAREALVRKKSNAETAAMLKTQLDGQLTQVDTLKRNLIGLESKISEAKTKKNMLKARAQAAKANEQLQNTLGSLNTGGSMAAFERMEEKVLQMEARSQAAYEIGGTNLENQFAQLEAGSDVDDELSAMKAQLTGASPAQSQLPSAGNSSAPKTAVDDELEQLRSQLNDS; translated from the coding sequence ATGGGATTGTTCGATCGCATTAGCCGAGTTGTCAAAGCCAATCTTAACGATCTAGTCAGCAAAGCAGAAGACCCAGAAAAAGTCCTAGAGCAATCTATTATCGATATGCAAGAAGACTTGGTGCAATTGCGCCAAGCCGTTGCCAGCTCCATTGCTAACCAAAAACGCACCCAGAAACAGTACGAGCAGGCCAACACAGAAGCCAATACCTGGCAAAGTCGCGCCCAACTCGCTCTCCAAAAAGGGGATGAAAATCTCGCCCGGGAAGCCCTGGTTCGCAAAAAATCCAACGCTGAAACCGCTGCCATGTTAAAAACCCAACTGGATGGGCAGTTGACTCAGGTGGATACCCTGAAGCGTAATTTAATCGGTTTGGAAAGCAAGATTTCCGAAGCGAAAACCAAGAAAAATATGCTCAAAGCTCGGGCGCAGGCGGCCAAGGCGAACGAACAGCTTCAAAATACCCTCGGTTCGCTCAATACGGGTGGCTCAATGGCAGCCTTTGAGCGGATGGAAGAAAAGGTTCTGCAAATGGAGGCCCGTTCTCAAGCGGCTTATGAAATTGGCGGCACGAATCTGGAAAATCAGTTCGCGCAATTGGAGGCGGGAAGTGATGTGGATGATGAACTTTCGGCCATGAAAGCTCAACTCACCGGCGCATCTCCGGCTCAAAGTCAACTCCCCAGCGCCGGAAACAGCAGCGCGCCCAAAACCGCTGTGGATGATGAATTGGAACAGTTGCGATCGCAACTCAATGACAGTTAA
- a CDS encoding vWA domain-containing protein produces the protein MKVAIHPALSDANIDAGQPSSQRQLSLSISAIAAGLETSVPLNLCLILDHSGSMTGRPLTTVKEAAYRLIDRLKPGDRLSIVAFDHRAKVIISNQAIEDTDRIKKQIDKLKADGGTAIDEGMKKGMEELKKGATGTVSQAFILTDGENEHGSNDRCLKLASEAADANLTLNTLGFGDHWNLDVLESIATAARGALSHIERPEQAVEEFSRLFSRIQSVALTNAYLQLKLMPKVRLAELKPVAQVSPETIELPVEAKNGLFEVRLGDIMTTERVILANLYIGKFAEGKQTLAELQIRYDDPSAGRKQILSDPFLIDANVLSAYHPAIDPTVQQHTLALAKYRQTQIAEQKIQQGDRAGAATMLQTAAKTALQMGDKGAATVLQTSATRLQEGQELSEADRKKTRIVSKTILQ, from the coding sequence ATGAAAGTTGCTATCCATCCAGCCCTAAGTGATGCCAATATAGACGCGGGTCAACCCAGTTCTCAGCGTCAACTGTCCCTATCTATTTCCGCGATCGCCGCAGGTTTAGAAACCTCAGTTCCCCTCAACCTCTGCCTGATTTTGGACCATAGCGGATCCATGACCGGACGTCCGTTAACCACCGTCAAAGAGGCAGCCTATCGACTGATTGACCGACTCAAACCCGGCGATCGCCTCAGCATTGTCGCCTTCGATCATCGCGCCAAAGTGATCATCTCCAATCAGGCGATCGAAGATACCGATCGCATCAAAAAACAGATCGACAAACTCAAAGCCGATGGCGGGACTGCGATCGATGAAGGCATGAAAAAAGGCATGGAAGAACTCAAAAAAGGCGCAACCGGCACCGTCTCCCAAGCTTTCATCCTCACCGATGGCGAAAACGAACATGGTAGCAACGATCGCTGTCTGAAATTAGCCTCCGAAGCGGCAGATGCCAACCTCACCCTCAACACCCTCGGATTCGGCGATCACTGGAACCTTGATGTCCTCGAATCCATTGCCACTGCCGCCCGAGGTGCACTCTCTCATATCGAACGCCCGGAACAAGCCGTCGAAGAGTTTAGCCGCTTATTCAGTCGGATTCAATCCGTTGCCTTAACCAATGCTTACCTGCAACTGAAGCTAATGCCAAAAGTTCGCCTTGCCGAACTCAAACCCGTCGCCCAAGTCTCACCGGAAACCATCGAACTCCCCGTAGAAGCCAAAAATGGACTGTTTGAAGTGCGCTTAGGGGATATTATGACCACAGAACGGGTGATTTTGGCGAACCTATATATTGGCAAATTTGCCGAAGGTAAACAAACCCTCGCGGAATTGCAAATTCGCTACGATGACCCTTCTGCAGGACGGAAACAGATTCTCAGTGATCCGTTCCTGATCGATGCCAACGTCCTGAGTGCCTATCACCCGGCGATCGACCCCACGGTACAGCAGCATACCTTAGCCTTAGCGAAATATCGGCAAACCCAAATTGCCGAACAGAAAATCCAACAAGGCGATCGGGCAGGTGCCGCCACCATGTTACAAACTGCCGCCAAAACCGCCTTACAAATGGGCGATAAAGGCGCAGCAACCGTCCTCCAAACCAGTGCCACCCGCCTCCAAGAGGGACAAGAACTTTCCGAAGCCGATCGCAAAAAAACCCGCATCGTCTCCAAAACCATTTTGCAATAA
- a CDS encoding NF038130 family PEP-CTERM protein produces MTELFQKLSITTSLAVSIAAIGSAPALAGTLMNPLFGGTDASDYSRYCSNGTSTFTGSNCTDSLETILSGNSSNPGGYIELAKSSEQAGFDFTQNTTLTGTIGGQEIVISSLTESDWKTDMGNGKSLLSQWLDDVFLAHNVYMPPFLKPAVENALIANGGRQRFSDPKISYVNQDDTTGEISIGLAGHFNASETLKAALGDTTIQGFKLADFIPSQVQASELVKVIYNNGPAQYLYSFVATQAGTEDSARNGNYQVSLAGTLPVTSVPEPSTMLGLMAISGLVAVQKRKSATKA; encoded by the coding sequence ATGACAGAACTCTTCCAAAAGCTCTCCATCACGACTTCCCTTGCTGTTAGTATTGCGGCGATCGGTAGCGCCCCCGCCCTTGCAGGTACTTTAATGAACCCCCTGTTTGGAGGGACTGACGCCAGCGACTATTCCCGATACTGCTCTAATGGCACCAGCACTTTCACCGGGAGTAATTGTACCGATTCCTTAGAAACTATCCTGTCCGGCAATAGCAGCAACCCAGGCGGCTATATAGAATTAGCCAAAAGCAGCGAACAAGCCGGGTTTGACTTTACCCAAAATACCACTTTAACGGGTACCATCGGCGGCCAAGAAATCGTGATCAGCAGCTTGACCGAAAGTGACTGGAAGACCGATATGGGCAACGGGAAGTCCCTGCTCAGTCAATGGTTAGACGATGTATTTCTCGCCCACAACGTCTATATGCCCCCTTTCCTGAAACCGGCAGTTGAGAATGCCTTGATTGCTAATGGCGGAAGGCAGCGGTTCAGTGACCCCAAAATTTCCTACGTCAATCAAGATGACACCACCGGCGAAATCAGTATCGGACTAGCTGGACATTTCAACGCTTCCGAGACCCTAAAAGCTGCTTTGGGAGACACCACCATTCAGGGGTTTAAACTCGCTGACTTCATCCCCAGCCAAGTACAAGCCAGCGAACTGGTTAAAGTTATCTATAATAATGGACCTGCACAATACTTGTATAGCTTTGTTGCTACGCAAGCGGGTACAGAAGACTCTGCTCGCAATGGAAACTATCAGGTCAGCCTAGCTGGTACCCTCCCGGTGACATCAGTTCCCGAACCCTCCACGATGTTGGGTCTGATGGCAATCAGTGGTCTGGTTGCTGTCCAGAAGCGCAAGTCTGCAACCAAGGCATAA
- a CDS encoding SPOR domain-containing protein produces the protein MSERSPKASPAPVSPEQGLKPVLQSVLESLDVKLESELTRYRRQKRGDAVQPSYSGNGLTPPQKTAVDLITLSPSSTAPQQSPALELPSAQTLKFESLKPMPGPDAPKTPSAEVNGSQNQPLGIPAIATFGDNSNPPSADNPGTANGIGLSTESPGAIVGAIQGTDPKDPNEYLDSSEKLVSSLDRENAKKLAELRARRKTRSQNSFLSPVGIGSMLLFVAASATLVYVVTQMGEGEAPGTRQQANGGTNANSQVSEPSSTNEASQITPDLTNSQFKPLDLGNLGTLEEKPPVAVPAPSAQGSVPPQTVAIAPQVTPNSAPVTPAPTSPGLRNLTTDYLAGSGQPVVTQPATGTAPTVAPNAGTGAPAATGTPAATGAPAAPGAPAATGTPAATGGTPAPTTGVSPASFPGFYYVVMDYQNDESLWKAREVVPDAYLREYPIGVKIQVAAFEDQASAQAMLEQMKQQGITGQIYKP, from the coding sequence ATGAGCGAACGGTCCCCCAAGGCGAGTCCCGCCCCAGTTTCCCCAGAGCAGGGATTAAAACCAGTATTGCAGTCGGTACTAGAGAGTTTAGATGTCAAGCTAGAGTCAGAATTAACCCGATATCGACGACAAAAACGGGGTGATGCCGTGCAACCGTCCTACTCCGGGAATGGGTTGACCCCCCCTCAAAAAACCGCAGTGGATTTAATTACCCTCTCCCCAAGTAGCACGGCACCCCAGCAGTCTCCCGCCTTAGAACTGCCCAGCGCTCAGACGTTGAAATTTGAATCTCTCAAACCGATGCCCGGACCGGACGCGCCCAAAACGCCGAGTGCTGAGGTTAATGGGAGTCAGAATCAGCCCTTGGGTATTCCGGCGATCGCCACCTTTGGGGACAACAGCAACCCCCCATCCGCAGACAATCCAGGAACTGCCAATGGCATCGGCTTATCTACCGAAAGCCCCGGTGCGATCGTGGGAGCAATTCAGGGAACTGATCCCAAAGATCCCAATGAGTATCTCGACTCTTCAGAAAAATTAGTCAGTAGTTTAGATCGAGAAAACGCCAAAAAACTGGCCGAACTGCGAGCTAGACGAAAAACTCGCTCCCAAAATAGCTTCCTGAGTCCCGTGGGAATTGGGTCAATGCTGTTATTTGTCGCAGCCAGTGCCACCTTAGTTTATGTCGTGACTCAGATGGGAGAGGGTGAAGCCCCAGGCACTCGGCAACAAGCCAATGGAGGAACAAATGCCAATAGTCAAGTCTCGGAGCCTAGCTCAACGAATGAAGCATCCCAAATTACCCCAGATTTAACCAATTCCCAGTTTAAACCCTTGGATTTAGGCAATCTCGGAACCCTGGAGGAAAAACCGCCGGTTGCAGTTCCGGCCCCCAGTGCCCAAGGGTCTGTCCCTCCACAGACGGTGGCGATCGCCCCACAGGTCACTCCCAACTCCGCCCCGGTCACTCCGGCCCCAACTTCCCCCGGGTTGAGGAATCTGACCACGGATTATCTGGCTGGATCCGGACAGCCTGTGGTGACTCAACCGGCCACGGGCACCGCTCCGACCGTTGCTCCGAATGCGGGGACGGGAGCACCGGCAGCAACGGGAACACCGGCAGCAACGGGAGCACCGGCAGCACCGGGAGCACCGGCAGCAACGGGAACACCGGCAGCAACGGGGGGAACACCGGCCCCGACTACAGGGGTGAGTCCGGCGTCATTCCCTGGGTTTTACTATGTGGTGATGGATTATCAGAATGATGAGAGCCTATGGAAGGCGCGAGAAGTCGTACCGGATGCCTACCTGCGCGAATATCCCATCGGGGTTAAGATTCAGGTCGCAGCCTTTGAAGATCAAGCCTCAGCTCAAGCAATGCTAGAACAAATGAAGCAGCAAGGGATAACGGGGCAAATTTATAAGCCTTAA
- a CDS encoding DUF721 domain-containing protein: protein MAFNSLDHILGALAAQTLGQKQREYQQLVESWAIAVGPKINQHTRPLAVERGVLRVATSSSAWAQNLMFERRRILQRLNVGRSEAIADIRFSPKDWSKSDVKCPDLAEQEILWQDHPSRLAELSADAGTPKGSKVENAQGTFERWAQRVQAQSLGLPLCPDCGCPTPPGELDRWAVCALCAPKQWSG from the coding sequence ATGGCTTTTAACTCTCTGGATCATATTTTAGGTGCCCTGGCGGCTCAGACCCTGGGACAAAAGCAACGGGAATATCAGCAGTTGGTGGAGTCTTGGGCGATCGCCGTGGGGCCGAAGATTAATCAACATACTCGTCCCTTGGCGGTGGAACGGGGGGTGCTGCGGGTGGCGACTTCTAGTTCGGCTTGGGCCCAAAACCTGATGTTTGAGCGGCGACGGATTTTGCAACGGTTGAATGTGGGACGCTCCGAGGCGATCGCGGATATTCGATTTTCTCCCAAGGATTGGTCTAAATCTGATGTTAAATGTCCAGATTTGGCGGAGCAAGAAATACTGTGGCAGGATCATCCTTCTCGGTTGGCTGAGTTAAGTGCTGATGCCGGAACTCCGAAGGGTTCTAAGGTTGAGAATGCTCAAGGGACTTTTGAGCGCTGGGCACAGCGGGTGCAGGCGCAGTCCCTGGGGTTGCCCCTTTGTCCCGATTGTGGATGTCCCACGCCTCCCGGGGAACTCGATCGCTGGGCGGTTTGCGCCCTCTGTGCGCCGAAACAGTGGTCAGGGTAG
- the menB gene encoding 1,4-dihydroxy-2-naphthoyl-CoA synthase produces the protein MQINWQTAKTYEDILYEKTDGIAKITINRPHKRNAFRPKTVFELYDAFSNAREDSRIGVVLFTGAGPHTDGKYAFCSGGDQSVRGEAGYIDEAGVPRLNVLDLQRLIRSMPKVVIALVAGYAVGGGHVLHLICDLTLAAENAIFGQTGPKVGSFDGGFGASYMARIVGQKKAREIWFLCRQYNATQALEMGLVNAVVPVEQLEAEGVTWANEILEKSPIAIRCLKAAFNADCDGQAGLQELAGNATMLYYMTEEGAEGKQAFLEKRQPDFRQYPWLP, from the coding sequence ATGCAAATCAACTGGCAAACCGCCAAAACTTACGAAGATATTCTCTATGAGAAAACCGATGGGATTGCCAAAATTACTATCAACCGGCCCCACAAGCGGAATGCCTTCCGTCCGAAAACGGTATTTGAACTGTATGATGCCTTTTCTAATGCGCGGGAAGATAGTCGGATTGGGGTAGTGTTATTCACCGGGGCGGGACCTCATACCGATGGCAAATATGCGTTCTGTTCCGGTGGGGACCAAAGTGTGCGAGGGGAAGCGGGATATATTGATGAGGCGGGAGTTCCCCGTTTAAATGTCCTGGACTTGCAGCGGTTAATTCGGTCGATGCCGAAAGTGGTGATTGCCTTAGTTGCCGGATATGCAGTCGGAGGGGGTCATGTTTTACACCTGATTTGTGATTTAACCCTAGCGGCAGAGAATGCCATTTTTGGGCAAACGGGACCGAAAGTGGGGAGTTTTGATGGAGGGTTTGGGGCCAGTTATATGGCGCGAATCGTCGGTCAAAAGAAAGCGCGAGAAATCTGGTTTCTTTGTCGGCAATATAACGCGACTCAAGCGTTGGAGATGGGGTTGGTGAATGCGGTGGTGCCGGTGGAACAACTGGAGGCGGAGGGGGTCACCTGGGCGAATGAAATTTTAGAGAAAAGCCCGATCGCCATTCGCTGTCTGAAAGCTGCCTTTAATGCCGATTGCGATGGTCAAGCGGGGTTACAGGAACTGGCGGGAAATGCCACGATGCTGTACTACATGACTGAGGAAGGGGCGGAAGGAAAACAAGCGTTTTTAGAAAAACGGCAACCAGATTTTCGTCAGTATCCCTGGTTGCCATAA
- a CDS encoding M3 family oligoendopeptidase, which yields MVQTPKSPAIAQLENPQEWDLSDLYQGFDDPQIEHDLEVLQHRAAGFRRTYRGNVAALTPEQIADCLQELEEIGQVSGYVYAYPSLTFSADTRNTEAKQLLDQVMESLTAIENQLLFFDLELQQISEENFNQLLTAAELASYTHYLHRIAEFRPHTLSEEIEQTRNQDSLTGRQAFIQLRSVHLGEQEYEPVTTPDGKSASNEAELSALLFHPSPEVRYNTYLSVRNVLKQHNSLYGFILNTVTQDHRIESQMRQYSSTLHKQLLADEVSEPVFRAIMDGTASRFELFERYYQLKGKALGQTIRICDLYAPWTTEDEEPLPPLTYQTGVETLLNALQEFDVNYARRAEEFFLKNWIDAKVRPGKRGGAFCAYSHGKHSYLLLSYTDDYNSLFTLAHEMGHGLHFAWIDDAQSYYNSNPPLVLAEIASTFNELLLLDYLLKTSADNKALMKSLLTRQLEDQFNLLFRQSTISRLELAIHDRAKEGSFDAKFVNEKWMELYRNLCGNSVELLPEHQYDWARIGHIYFKPFYCYQYAASNIVSLACYQKYLETGKDFIPGYLKLLAAGGSMNQVEALRKYVDVDIENPQTIASALDYIEGLLDKLQASL from the coding sequence TTGGTTCAAACCCCTAAATCCCCGGCGATCGCTCAATTGGAAAATCCCCAGGAGTGGGACTTATCAGACCTTTATCAAGGGTTTGATGACCCGCAGATTGAGCATGATTTAGAAGTCCTTCAGCATCGTGCTGCGGGGTTTCGTCGCACTTATCGCGGCAATGTTGCTGCACTCACCCCGGAACAAATCGCCGATTGTTTACAAGAATTGGAAGAAATCGGTCAAGTCTCCGGTTATGTCTATGCCTATCCTTCTCTAACTTTTTCCGCAGATACGCGCAATACGGAAGCGAAGCAACTGCTGGATCAGGTGATGGAATCTCTAACGGCAATTGAAAATCAATTGCTGTTTTTTGACCTAGAATTACAGCAGATTTCTGAAGAGAATTTCAATCAATTACTCACTGCTGCGGAACTAGCAAGTTATACCCATTATCTCCATCGCATTGCGGAGTTTCGTCCTCACACCCTGTCCGAAGAAATCGAACAAACGCGCAATCAAGACAGTCTCACGGGTCGGCAAGCGTTTATCCAATTGCGATCGGTGCATTTGGGAGAACAAGAATATGAACCCGTAACCACCCCCGATGGCAAAAGTGCAAGTAATGAGGCCGAATTAAGTGCCTTGTTGTTTCATCCCTCCCCGGAAGTGCGGTACAATACCTATCTCTCCGTCCGAAATGTCCTCAAACAGCACAACTCCCTCTATGGGTTCATTCTGAATACCGTCACACAGGATCATCGCATCGAAAGTCAGATGCGCCAGTATTCCTCTACTTTGCATAAGCAATTGTTGGCGGATGAGGTTTCTGAACCTGTTTTTCGTGCCATTATGGACGGGACAGCGAGTCGGTTTGAACTGTTTGAGCGCTACTATCAACTCAAAGGAAAGGCACTCGGTCAAACAATCCGCATTTGTGACCTTTATGCACCTTGGACGACTGAAGATGAGGAACCCTTACCCCCGTTAACATATCAAACCGGGGTAGAAACCTTACTCAATGCCTTACAAGAGTTTGATGTTAATTATGCGCGGCGTGCAGAAGAGTTTTTCCTGAAAAATTGGATTGATGCCAAGGTCCGTCCGGGCAAACGGGGTGGGGCATTTTGTGCCTACTCTCACGGTAAACATAGTTATTTATTGCTCTCTTACACGGACGATTACAATTCTTTGTTTACCCTAGCTCATGAAATGGGTCATGGGTTGCATTTTGCTTGGATTGATGATGCTCAGTCCTATTATAATAGCAATCCGCCTTTGGTTTTAGCAGAGATTGCTTCGACCTTTAATGAGCTGCTGTTGCTGGATTACCTGCTGAAAACTTCGGCAGACAATAAGGCGCTGATGAAGTCGTTGCTGACTCGGCAGTTAGAAGACCAGTTTAATTTGCTATTCCGGCAAAGTACGATTAGCCGTTTGGAATTGGCGATTCACGATCGCGCCAAAGAAGGCAGCTTTGATGCCAAGTTCGTCAATGAAAAGTGGATGGAATTGTATCGCAATCTTTGTGGAAATTCCGTGGAATTATTACCGGAACACCAGTATGATTGGGCGCGGATTGGGCATATTTACTTTAAGCCTTTTTATTGCTATCAGTACGCTGCTTCTAACATTGTGAGTTTAGCCTGTTATCAGAAGTATCTCGAAACAGGTAAAGATTTTATTCCCGGGTATCTGAAGTTGTTGGCTGCCGGTGGGAGTATGAATCAGGTGGAGGCGTTGCGGAAGTATGTGGATGTGGATATCGAAAATCCCCAGACGATCGCCAGTGCCTTAGATTATATCGAGGGCTTATTAGATAAGTTGCAGGCGAGTTTATAA